The following is a genomic window from Thermoanaerobacter uzonensis DSM 18761.
TCAAAAAACTCCTTTTCACTCCGTATACCTTCCCTTATTTGAATTAAATAAGAGTTATGGCAGTAAGGACACTTAAAATTGCAGCCACTTACAAAAACAGTGGCTGCAATTTTTCCTGGGAAATCAGAAAAAGAAACAGGCATAAAATCGTACATCATATAACAAATTCCTTTCTGTCCTTAAACTCTTTTTTCTTCCCTTCATTCCAATTCTTTACTGGCCTATAATATCCAACTACGCGGCTGTAAACCTCACATTCTTTCCCACAGTAAGGACATTCAAAATGTTCCCCAGAAATATACCCATGGTCTTCACAGATTGAAAAAGTTGGAGTTATAGTGTAATAAGGAATTCTATAATTATAAGCTATTTTTTTGACTAGAGCTTTGCAGGTAGTAACATCATTTATACTCTCTCCAATAAATCCGTGAAATACTGTACCTCCTGTGTATTTTGTTTGTAACTCTTCTTGTAAGTCTAAAGCAGTAAATATATCTTCCGTAAAGTCTACAGGAAGCTGTGTTGAATTTGTATAGTAAGGCACATCGCTACCTGCAGTTATTATATCGGGGAATAATTCTTTATCTTTTTTAGCCAATCTATAGGAAGCTCCTTCTGCAGGGGAGGCTTCTAAATTATACATGAAATTAGATTCTAATTGATATTGTTCTAATTTATGCCTCATAAAATCTAATACTTCAAGTGCAAATTTCCTTCCCTCTTCACTGACTATGCTCATTCCTATGAAATTTAATAGTGCTTCATTCATTCCAATGAGTCCTATCGTGTTAAAATGATTTTGCCAGTAAAATCCAAATCTCTTTTTTATATCTCTTAAGTAAAATTTTGAATAAGGATACAATCCCATTTCAGTCATCTTCTCTAAAATTTCTCTTTTTATTTCAAGGCTTGTTTTTGCAATATCCATAAGTTTTTCTAACCTTTGGAAAAACTCTCCTTTTGATTTGGATAAATATCCAATTCTTGGCATATTTATTGTTACAACTCCTATTGATCCTGTAAGAGGATTCGCTCCAAAAAGCCCTCCCCCACGCTTTCTTAATTCTCTGTTGTCCAACCTCAACCGACAGCACATACTACGCACATCATTTGGATCTAAATCACTATTTACAAAATTACTAAAATAGGGTAAACCATACTTCGCAGTCATTTCCATTATTTTATTTATGACAGAACTATCCCAGTCAAAATTTTTAGTTATATTATAAGTTGGTATTGGAAAAGTAAATATCCTGCCACTGGCATCTCCTTCCATCATAACTTCTGCAAATGCTATATTTAACATGTCCATTTCTTTTTGAAATTCTTTATACGTTTTATCCATCAATTGACCGCCAATTATAACAGGTTCATCTGTCATAATCTCCGGTACCACAAGATCCATAGTTATGTTTGTAAAAGGAGTTTGAAATCCCACTCTAGTTGGAACATTTATGTTAAATATAAACTCCTGTAAAGCCTGTTTGACCTCTTTGTAAGAAAGATTATCGTAATATATAAAAGGTGCTAAATAGGTATCAAAATTAGAAAAAGCTTGTGCACCGGCTGCTTCCCCTTGAAGTGTATAGAAAAAATTTACAATCTGTCCAAGAGCGGACCTAAAGTGCTTTGGAGGTTTGCTTTGAACTTTCCCCTCTACCCCTGTAAATCCAGAAAGCAGTAAATCCCTTAAATCCCATCCACAGCAATACACAGATAAAAGGCCTAAGTCATGAATGTGCAAATCTCCATTTACATGGGCATCTCTAACTTCTGGAGGATATATTTTGTTTAACCAGTAATGAGCTGTTATCGTACTGGAGATATGATTATTTAAACCTTGAAGTGAATAACTCATATTGCTATTTTCATTAACTCTCCAATCTTGTTTCCCTATGTATTCATCCACCATTTTTTCAATGTCCATAAACATTTTTTTAAATTCTCTTATCTCTTGATGCTGTTTTCTGTACAAAATATAGGCCTTTGCCGCTTTAGCATGACCATGCTTTATTAAGTATTGCTCTACAATATCTTGAATCTGCTCTACACTGGCTATTCCTTCTAAATTATTTTCTACGTACTCTGTTACTTCATCTGCTATTTCAAGGGCA
Proteins encoded in this region:
- a CDS encoding ribonucleoside triphosphate reductase yields the protein MKIAMKVIKRDGREVEFDKIKIVNAIYKAFKAVEEGEYKDALEIADEVTEYVENNLEGIASVEQIQDIVEQYLIKHGHAKAAKAYILYRKQHQEIREFKKMFMDIEKMVDEYIGKQDWRVNENSNMSYSLQGLNNHISSTITAHYWLNKIYPPEVRDAHVNGDLHIHDLGLLSVYCCGWDLRDLLLSGFTGVEGKVQSKPPKHFRSALGQIVNFFYTLQGEAAGAQAFSNFDTYLAPFIYYDNLSYKEVKQALQEFIFNINVPTRVGFQTPFTNITMDLVVPEIMTDEPVIIGGQLMDKTYKEFQKEMDMLNIAFAEVMMEGDASGRIFTFPIPTYNITKNFDWDSSVINKIMEMTAKYGLPYFSNFVNSDLDPNDVRSMCCRLRLDNRELRKRGGGLFGANPLTGSIGVVTINMPRIGYLSKSKGEFFQRLEKLMDIAKTSLEIKREILEKMTEMGLYPYSKFYLRDIKKRFGFYWQNHFNTIGLIGMNEALLNFIGMSIVSEEGRKFALEVLDFMRHKLEQYQLESNFMYNLEASPAEGASYRLAKKDKELFPDIITAGSDVPYYTNSTQLPVDFTEDIFTALDLQEELQTKYTGGTVFHGFIGESINDVTTCKALVKKIAYNYRIPYYTITPTFSICEDHGYISGEHFECPYCGKECEVYSRVVGYYRPVKNWNEGKKKEFKDRKEFVI